In Spinacia oleracea cultivar Varoflay chromosome 5, BTI_SOV_V1, whole genome shotgun sequence, a single window of DNA contains:
- the LOC110794242 gene encoding uncharacterized protein: protein MLPQTDYLQIRTMNLRHTCVRTTVRKCVKSDYLCERYLETWRSDPHWKLKKFMERVMLELGVKITYSTAWLARARAKLALYGSSAEQYGRVWEYAKAFLTHNPGSSCLVLVDSNFGPEKPLFLRMYCCLEPLMNGFRNGCRPIVGLDGCHLKGAYPGQILVAVGKDENNNIFPIAWATVEIENTETWCWFIDLFMKDFDGGSNGVGLTFMSDRQKGLLEAIKTVTPQANNRFCVRHIWANFKLNFTRTLFKDLFWDAARATTFMDFEIAMESIRFLDEDAWSYLDDIQPTHWSRWAFLTDVKSNMLLNNLCETFNAVIKDARDKPILTQMEWMRRYMMKMNNDKWEAAKKMKGRKLMPYIGTVFDGLEKYSRGCIVKQSRDDQYEVELGSDQVTIDLANRTCSCFHWDLTGIPCVHAYSCIMDKRANPDDYVHEYYSMRST, encoded by the exons ATGTTGCCACAAACTGATTATCTGCAGATTAGGACAATGAATCTAAGGCATACATGTGTTAGGACTACTGTGAGAAAATGTGTGAAGTCTGATTACTTATGTGAGAGATACTTGGAGACTTGGAGATCAGATCCTCACTGGAAACTGAAAAAGTTCATGGAAAGGGTGATGCTTGAATTAGGTGTTAAGATAACTTATTCCACTGCTTGGTTGGCAAGGGCTAGAGCAAAATTGGCTCTATATGGGTCATCAGCAGAGCAGTATGGCAGAGTGTGGGAATATGCCAAAGCATTCTTGACACATAACCCTGGCAGTAGTTGTTTGGTGTTGGTTGACAGCAATTTTGGGCCTGAGAAGCCCCTGTTCTTGAGGATGTACTGCTGTCTAGAACCTTTGATGAATGGGTTTAGGAATGGTTGTAGGCCAATTGTTGGATTGGATGGCTGTCACTTGAAGGGTGCATATCCAGGTCAGATATTGGTAGCTGTTGGGAAGGATGAGAATAATAATATCTTCCCCATTGCATGGGCAACTGTGGAGATAGAAAACACAGAGACATGGTGTTGGTTTATTGATTTGTTTATGAAGGATTTTGATGGTGGAAGCAATGGTGTTGGCTTGACTTTTATGTCTGACAGACAAAAG GGTTTGCTTGAAGCAATCAAGACAGTGACTCCACAAGCCAACAACAGATTCTGTGTTAGGCACATATGGGCAAACTTTAAGCTCAATTTCACTCGAACTTTGTTTAAGGACTTGTTTTGGGATGCAGCTAGAGCTACAACATTT ATGGACTTTGAAATTGCAATGGAGTCCATCAGATTCCTTGATGAGGATGCTTGGAGCTACCTAGATGACATCCAACCAACACATTGGTCTAGGTGGGCCTTCTTGACTGATGTGAAGTCAAACATGTTGTTGAACAACTTGTGTGAGACTTTTAATGCTGTCATCAAAGATGCAAGGGACAAACCTATTCTAACTCAGATGGAATGGATGAGGAGGTACATGATGAAAATGAACAACGACAAATGGGAGGCTGCTAAGAAGATGAAAGGAAGGAAACTGATGCCATACATAGGCACAGTGTTTGATGGCTTGGAGAAGTACAGCAGGGGGTGTATTGTGAAACAGAGTAGGGATGACCAATATGAGGTGGAATTAGGCAGTGACCAAGTCACTATTGATTTGGCTAACAGGACATGCTCTTGCTTCCACTGGGATCTAACAGGTATCCCATGTGTGCATGCATACTCCTGCATCATGGACAAAAGAGCTAATCCAGATGACTATGTGCATGAGTATTACAGCATGAGAAGTACCTGA